The proteins below are encoded in one region of Pithys albifrons albifrons isolate INPA30051 chromosome 25, PitAlb_v1, whole genome shotgun sequence:
- the THRA gene encoding thyroid hormone receptor alpha isoform X1, producing MNSVWCAGTRPPATTIAASPARAARVFFRRTIQKNLHPTYSCKYDGCCVIDKITRNQCQLCRFKKCISVGMAMDLVLDDSKRVAKRKLIEENRERRRKEEMIKSLQHRPNPSAEEWELIHVVTEAHRSTNAQGSHWKQKRKFLPEDIGQSPMASMPDGDKVDLEAFSEFTKIITPAITRVVDFAKKLPMFSELPCEDQIILLKGCCMEIMSLRAAVRYDPESETLTLSGEMAVKREQLKNGGLGVVSDAIFDLGKSLSAFNLDDTEVALLQAVLLMSSDRTGLICVEKIEKCQETYLLAFEHYINYRKHNIPHFWPKLLMKVTDLRMIGACHASRFLHMKVECPTELFPPLFLEVFEDQEV from the exons ATGAACAGTGTGTGGTGTGCGGGGACAAGGCCACCGGCTACCACTATCGCTGCATCACCTGCGAGGGCTGCAAG GGTTTTTTTCCGTCGGACCATCCAGAAGAACCTGCACCCCACCTACTCCTGCAAGTACGATGGGTGCTGCGTCATCGACAAGATCACCCGCAaccagtgccagctctgccgCTTCAAGAAGTGCATCTCCGTGGGCATGGCCATGGACT TGGTGCTGGACGACTCCAAGCGGGTAGCGAAGCGGAAGCTGATTGAGGAGAACCGGGAGCGGCGGCGGAAGGAGGAGATGATCAAGTCACTGCAGCATCGCCCCAACCCCAGCGCCGAGGAGTGGGAGCTGATCCACGTGGTGACGGAAGCCCATCGCAGCACCAACGCCCAGGGCAGCCACTGGAAGCAGAAGCGGAAATTCCTG CCTGAGGACATCGGCCAGTCCCCCATGGCCTCCATGCCCGACGGGGACAAAGTTGACCTGGAGGCGTTCAGCGAGTTTACAAAAATCATCACCCCGGCCATCACCCGCGTGGTCGACTTTGCCAAAAAACTGCCCATGTTTTCGGAG CTGCCTTGCGAGGACCAGATCATCCTGCTCAAGGGGTGCTGCATGGAGATCATGTCGCTGCGGGCGGCCGTGCGCTACGACCCCGAGAGCGAGACGCTGACGCTCAGCGGGGAGATGGCCGTGAAGCGGGAGCAGCTCAAGAACGGCGGCCTCGGCGTCGTCTCCGATGCCATCTTCGACCTGGGCAAGTCCCTCTCTGCCTTCAACCTGGATGACACCGAGGtggccctgctccaggctgtgctgctcatgTCCTCAG ACCGGACGGGGCTGATCTGCGTGGAGAAGATCGAGAAGTGCCAGGAGACGTACCTGCTGGCCTTCGAGCACTACATCAACTACCGCAAACACAACATTCCCCACTTCTGGCCCAAGCTGCTGATGAAGGTGACGGATCTGCGGATGATCGGCGCCTGCCACGCCAGCCGCTTCCTGCACATGAAGGTGGAGTGTCCCACCGAGCTCTTCCCACCCCTCTTCCTCGAGGTCTTCGAGGACCAGGAGGTGTAG
- the THRA gene encoding thyroid hormone receptor alpha isoform X2, protein MEQKPSTLDPLSEPEDTRWLDGKRKRKSSQCLVKSSMSGYIPSYLDKDEQCVVCGDKATGYHYRCITCEGCKVSWGGVFFRRTIQKNLHPTYSCKYDGCCVIDKITRNQCQLCRFKKCISVGMAMDLVLDDSKRVAKRKLIEENRERRRKEEMIKSLQHRPNPSAEEWELIHVVTEAHRSTNAQGSHWKQKRKFLPEDIGQSPMASMPDGDKVDLEAFSEFTKIITPAITRVVDFAKKLPMFSELPCEDQIILLKGCCMEIMSLRAAVRYDPESETLTLSGEMAVKREQLKNGGLGVVSDAIFDLGKSLSAFNLDDTEVALLQAVLLMSSDRTGLICVEKIEKCQETYLLAFEHYINYRKHNIPHFWPKLLMKVTDLRMIGACHASRFLHMKVECPTELFPPLFLEVFEDQEV, encoded by the exons ATGGAACAGAAGCCCAGCACCCTGGACCCGCTGTCGGAGCCAGAGGACACCCG GTGGCTGGATGGGAAGCGCAAAAGAAAGAGCAGCCAATGTTTGGTGAAGAGCAGCATGTCAG GGTACATCCCTAGTTACCTGGACAAAGATGAACAGTGTGTGGTGTGCGGGGACAAGGCCACCGGCTACCACTATCGCTGCATCACCTGCGAGGGCTGCAAGGTGAGCTGGGGCGG GGTTTTTTTCCGTCGGACCATCCAGAAGAACCTGCACCCCACCTACTCCTGCAAGTACGATGGGTGCTGCGTCATCGACAAGATCACCCGCAaccagtgccagctctgccgCTTCAAGAAGTGCATCTCCGTGGGCATGGCCATGGACT TGGTGCTGGACGACTCCAAGCGGGTAGCGAAGCGGAAGCTGATTGAGGAGAACCGGGAGCGGCGGCGGAAGGAGGAGATGATCAAGTCACTGCAGCATCGCCCCAACCCCAGCGCCGAGGAGTGGGAGCTGATCCACGTGGTGACGGAAGCCCATCGCAGCACCAACGCCCAGGGCAGCCACTGGAAGCAGAAGCGGAAATTCCTG CCTGAGGACATCGGCCAGTCCCCCATGGCCTCCATGCCCGACGGGGACAAAGTTGACCTGGAGGCGTTCAGCGAGTTTACAAAAATCATCACCCCGGCCATCACCCGCGTGGTCGACTTTGCCAAAAAACTGCCCATGTTTTCGGAG CTGCCTTGCGAGGACCAGATCATCCTGCTCAAGGGGTGCTGCATGGAGATCATGTCGCTGCGGGCGGCCGTGCGCTACGACCCCGAGAGCGAGACGCTGACGCTCAGCGGGGAGATGGCCGTGAAGCGGGAGCAGCTCAAGAACGGCGGCCTCGGCGTCGTCTCCGATGCCATCTTCGACCTGGGCAAGTCCCTCTCTGCCTTCAACCTGGATGACACCGAGGtggccctgctccaggctgtgctgctcatgTCCTCAG ACCGGACGGGGCTGATCTGCGTGGAGAAGATCGAGAAGTGCCAGGAGACGTACCTGCTGGCCTTCGAGCACTACATCAACTACCGCAAACACAACATTCCCCACTTCTGGCCCAAGCTGCTGATGAAGGTGACGGATCTGCGGATGATCGGCGCCTGCCACGCCAGCCGCTTCCTGCACATGAAGGTGGAGTGTCCCACCGAGCTCTTCCCACCCCTCTTCCTCGAGGTCTTCGAGGACCAGGAGGTGTAG
- the NR1D1 gene encoding nuclear receptor subfamily 1 group D member 1 has translation MAAPEAGSTGGVISYVGSNGASPTRTSPVSLCSDSSNSSSQSGSQPFPTYFPPSPTGSLQDSRAYGGGSLPPHEDGSPSSSSSSSSTSSSSSSYGSSVNFPGVQPVPADERRRSSPSKAGSTVTKLNGMVLLCKVCGDVASGFHYGVHACEGCKGFFRRSIQQNIQYKKCLKNENCSIVRINRNRCQQCRFKKCLLVGMSRDAVRFGRIPKREKQRMLAEMQSAMGGMASAPPPMPGPAEGPAAGGGRAPPPGPPPLAPPACFSQFPQQLTPPRSPSPGGATEDVIAQVAKAHKEIFIYAHDKLGPPPACDSGLLRWDAPPAWAPAPPEPPLCPAAYPEPPAPRGCPWPRGPKDVLPACPMNSHVPGRSGRSVQEIWEDFSLSFTPAVREVVEFAKHIPGFQALSQHDQVTLLKAGTFEVLMVRFASLFDVKEQTVTFMSRTRYGLEELWAMGMGDLLGAMFDFSEKLSALELSDEELGLFTAVVLVSADRSGMEDTASVEQLQETLLRALRALVLKTRPAETSRFTKLLLKLPDLRTLNNLHSEKLLSFRIDAQ, from the exons GTGGGGTGATCAGCTACGTGGGCTCCAACGGCGCCTCTCCCACCCGCACCAGCCCCGTCTCCCTCTGCAGCGACagctccaacagcagctcccagtcgggctcccagcccttccccacgTACTTTCCCCCGTCGCCCACCGGCTCCCTCCAGGATTCCCGCGCCTATGGTGGGGGCTCGCTGCCCCCCCATGAGGATggctccccttcctcctcctcctcctcgtcctccacctcctcctcgtcctcctcgtACGGGTCCTCAGTGAACTTCCCCGGGGTGCAGCCGGTCCCCGCGGACGAGCGGCGCCGCAGTTCGCCCAGCAAAGCCGGCAGCACCGTCACCA AGCTCAACGGGatggtgctgctctgcaaagtCTGCGGGGACGTCGCCTCCGGCTTCCACTACGGTGTCCACGCCTGCGAGGGCTGCAAG GGCTTTTTCCGCCGCAGCATCCAGCAGAACATCCAGTACAAGAAGTGCCTCAAGAATGAGAACTGCTCCATCGTCCGCATCAATCGCAACCGCTGCCAGCAGTGCCGCTTCAAGAAGTGCCTGCTGGTCGGCATGTCCCGCGACG CCGTGCGCTTCGGGCGCATCCCCAAGCGGGAGAAGCAGCGGATGCTGGCGGAGATGCAGAGCGCCATGGGCGGCATGGCCAGCGCCCCACCGCCGATGCCGGGCCCCGCAGAGGGTCCCGCCGCGGGCGGGGGTCGCGCCCCGCCCCCCGGGCCGCCGCCGCTCGCCCCCCCCGCCTGCTTCTCGCAGTTCCCGCAGCAGCTGACACCGCCCCGCTCGCCCAGCCCCGGGGGGGCCACCGAGGATGTCATCGCGCAGGTGGCCAAGGCCCACAAGGAGATCTTCATCTACGCCCACGACAAGCTGGGACCCCCGCCCGCCTGCGACAGCGGCCTCCTGCGCTGGGACGCGCCCCCCGCCTgggcccccgcgccccccgaGCCCCCGCTCTGCCCCGCCGCCTACCCCgagcccccggccccgcgggggTGCCCCTGGCCCCGCGGTCCCAAGGACGTCCTGCCG GCGTGTCCAATGAACAGCCACGTGCCCGGGCGCAGCGGGCGCTCCGTGCAGGAGATCTGGGAGGATTTCTCCCTCAGCTTCACCCCCGCCGTCCGCGAGGTCGTGGAGTTCGCCAAGCACATTCCCGGCTTCCAGGCGCTCTCGCAGCATGACCAGGTCACCCTGctcaaggctggcacctttgaG GTGCTGATGGTTCGCTTCGCGTCGCTGTTCGACGTGAAGGAGCAGACGGTGACGTTCATGAGCCGCACGCGGTACGGGCTGGAGGAGCTCTGGGCCATGGGCATGGGGGACCTGCTCGGGGCCATGTTTGACTTCAGCGAGAAGCTCAGCGCCCTCGAGCTCAGCGACGAGGAGCTGGGGCTCTTCACCGCCGTCGTCCTTGTCTcggcag ACCGCTCGGGCATGGAGGACACGGCGTCggtggagcagctgcaggagacGCTGCTCAGGGCCCTGCGCGCCCTCGTGCTGAAGACGCGCCCGGCAGAGACCTCGCGCTTCACCAAACTGCTGCTGAAGCTGCCGGACCTGCGCACCCTCAACAACCTCCACTCCGAGAAGCTGCTCTCCTTCCGCATCGACGCCCAGTAG